The genomic window ACCTTGGGGGTGTCCCAGGTGTCAATGGCGAAATAAATGGAGTACTCGCCGCTGGTGGTCACAGGCGAGCGCATGGCGTCACGGTAATTGTTGTTTCCCCACTCCAGATACAGGGTGACTGCATCTTCATGGATCATGTCCCAGTTGACTTCGTTCAACCACTGCTTACAGCTATTGCTATCGTCACTCATATGCTTCCCTCCGAGGCTTTTCGTTGTTTCATTTATTTGATAATAACTCTCACATGCAACCCTGTCCATCATTGATTCACAGGTCCACACCGTTGTCCTTGTTTTCCTTCACCACCCGGACCAAGGCGGCAAACCCCACCAGCAGGCCAATGCCCGCCAGTTCACGAGTCCACAGCACCCAGGCGATCGCTCCGGCCAGGCAGACAACAAACAGCAATCGCGACCACTTGACCCAATTCCAGGGGGCGGCCACCCAGTTTTTCTCCCATTCCACGCACGCGGCCACAAAGCCGAACCACCGGTTTTGCGGAGGATCGCCGAGGTTCAAAGAGAAAAAACCTGTACCGAAAAGGATCATGGACGAGGCC from Pseudodesulfovibrio sp. S3 includes these protein-coding regions:
- a CDS encoding DVU0772 family protein codes for the protein MSDDSNSCKQWLNEVNWDMIHEDAVTLYLEWGNNNYRDAMRSPVTTSGEYSIYFAIDTWDTPKVVLMKMDNYGSTILCSKKLPDDLSKELLDEIKGIKGILELTPSIREWLEKELGA